The Pseudomonas bijieensis DNA window TGTTGCTGATGTCACCGGCTTTGGAACTGCCGGTGTCGGTGGTACGGTAGATGTTACCGTCCAGGTTCAGCGACTGATCGCCACCCATTGGGATGGTGTAGTTCAGGTTACCGTAGTACTGGTTCCAGATGTCTTCCAGCTGGGCACCGTAGAGCGATGCGCTCAGGTTTTCGGTGATGGCGTATTTACCACCAGCGTAGTCGATGGTGTTGGCTTCTACGCCGGCATAGGTTGCATACAGGCCGCCGTTACGAGCATTTTTGTCCTGGCTGGTTGCCGAGTAGAAGTGACCGGCTTCGAGGTCCAGGTCTTTGACTTCGCTGCTCTGCAGTTGGAAACCGCTGGCAGTTTGAGGCAGGACGCGGGAACCACCTACAGCGAACACTGGAGCAGTGCTTGGCTGCATGTCACCGACTTTCAGCTCGGTCTTGGAAACGCGGAATTTGACTGCTGCACCCGCTTTACCCTGGCTGTCGTTGACGTCGCCATCGGCATCGCGGCTCATGTTGCCAGTGCCGCCAGTGCCGTCGCCACCGTCCAGCTTGACTGCCAGGTAGCCAAACGCATCAACGCCGACGCCTACGGTACCTTGGGTGTAGCCGGAGCTGAAGTTGCCCCAGATACCTTGGGTCCAGTCTTTCTGGTCGGTTGAGCCGTCTTTGCGATCACGGTTGAAATAGTAGTTGCGAAGCAGCAAGTCGAACTTGGCGTCTTCAACAAAACCTTTGGCTTCAGCCTGGTCACTTACGAAAGGTGCGGCCGAGGCCATTTGAGTACTGGCTGCTGCTGCAACGGCCAGTGCGATCATGCTCCACTTCATCACGCGCATCGTGATTTGCTCCTTTGGTTTTAGA harbors:
- a CDS encoding OprD family porin, with product MRVMKWSMIALAVAAAASTQMASAAPFVSDQAEAKGFVEDAKFDLLLRNYYFNRDRKDGSTDQKDWTQGIWGNFSSGYTQGTVGVGVDAFGYLAVKLDGGDGTGGTGNMSRDADGDVNDSQGKAGAAVKFRVSKTELKVGDMQPSTAPVFAVGGSRVLPQTASGFQLQSSEVKDLDLEAGHFYSATSQDKNARNGGLYATYAGVEANTIDYAGGKYAITENLSASLYGAQLEDIWNQYYGNLNYTIPMGGDQSLNLDGNIYRTTDTGSSKAGDISNTAFSLAAAFSFLKAHTITVAFQKINGDTPFDYIGVGGHSGSTNRGGDSIFLANSIQYSDFNAPNEKSAQIRYDLKMAEYGVPGLSFMTRYVKGWDIDGSKVDASSPYAALGYGDNGKHNETNFEAKYVVQSGPAKDLSFRIRQAWHYANADETEGDVKEFRLIVDYPISVL